The proteins below are encoded in one region of Ferroplasma acidiphilum:
- a CDS encoding YidH family protein, whose amino-acid sequence MSSDTDHFANKRTFLAWMRTGISLMGFGFVIAKFVIFLHALENKPTSSFSTSLIAGEVMIIVGIITIGYGFYEYYSNEKDIDNNKYYSRTTELFVFTAIIIGMAILLLLFII is encoded by the coding sequence ATGTCATCCGATACAGATCATTTTGCCAACAAACGAACATTTCTGGCATGGATGAGGACAGGCATCTCATTAATGGGTTTCGGGTTTGTAATAGCAAAATTTGTTATATTCCTGCACGCCCTTGAGAATAAGCCAACCTCATCCTTCAGCACCTCATTAATTGCCGGGGAGGTTATGATAATTGTCGGGATTATAACCATTGGATATGGCTTCTATGAATATTATTCCAATGAAAAGGATATAGACAATAATAAATATTATTCAAGGACGACAGAACTTTTTGTATTTACCGCCATAATAATAGGAATGGCAATACTGCTCCTTCTGTTTATAATATAA
- a CDS encoding dihydroorotate dehydrogenase electron transfer subunit, producing MKYFTIKENIRESRDVNTLTFEDDIKIKPGQFIMAWAPRINYIPLSFSSVSQIKSITVKIYGEASAYLAGLKPGDKLFYDGIYGNGYDVVQGKKLLIGAGSGIASLIPLIDEDTTGIISGKTGNDILFSSKFKKEKLHIVTDDGSMGKKGFVATAMDGLDIESFDMVYVCGPEIMMFSVLNYLKGMKVNCQFSLERSMKCGIGLCDSCSINGFQVCRDGPVFSIEKLKSMDEFGRTKLTSSGKRVSV from the coding sequence ATGAAATATTTCACAATTAAAGAGAACATAAGGGAATCACGGGATGTAAACACCCTGACTTTTGAGGATGATATAAAAATAAAGCCCGGGCAATTTATCATGGCATGGGCTCCCCGTATTAACTATATACCATTATCTTTTTCATCTGTTTCACAGATAAAGAGTATTACAGTAAAGATATACGGAGAAGCTTCTGCATATCTTGCGGGATTGAAACCCGGTGATAAATTATTTTATGATGGGATTTATGGTAATGGCTATGATGTAGTTCAGGGGAAAAAACTGCTAATAGGTGCTGGAAGCGGAATTGCATCCCTGATACCTTTGATTGATGAAGATACAACAGGAATAATTTCAGGGAAAACAGGGAATGACATACTTTTCAGTTCTAAATTTAAAAAGGAAAAGCTGCATATTGTTACAGATGACGGGTCTATGGGAAAGAAAGGCTTTGTAGCAACAGCAATGGATGGACTTGATATTGAAAGTTTTGATATGGTCTATGTCTGTGGCCCCGAAATTATGATGTTTTCGGTGTTAAATTACCTTAAGGGCATGAAAGTGAATTGCCAGTTTTCCCTGGAAAGGTCAATGAAATGCGGCATAGGGCTGTGTGATTCCTGTTCCATAAATGGATTCCAGGTATGCCGTGACGGCCCTGTATTTTCCATTGAGAAATTGAAATCTATGGACGAATTCGGAAGGACAAAACTTACGTCCTCAGGCAAACGTGTATCTGTTTAG
- a CDS encoding dihydroorotate dehydrogenase: protein MKLKPDIGIGAGNPFILASGILDANGYTIKRILENGAGAAVTKSIGSEERKGFDPPVIYSDGRSVINAIGLSNPGIENYGQEIKIATSSGKPVIGSIFGQTPEEFAMLAGKMQAYGASAVELNLSCPHVKGYGTEVGSDPELVSAIVSAVKSRINIPVYAKLSPNTSDMLEQAIAAGKADGYVLINTIKAMKIDINTGKAVLSNIYGGLSGKSIKPVGIRYVYEVKKETGKTIIGVGGINNFEDALEYIMAGASAVQIGSAISQAGIGIFANLTKELESYMEANSIDNIEELVGVAIE, encoded by the coding sequence ATGAAATTAAAGCCAGATATAGGCATAGGTGCGGGCAACCCCTTTATCCTTGCTTCAGGAATACTTGACGCAAATGGCTACACTATAAAAAGAATTCTCGAAAATGGTGCCGGAGCCGCAGTTACCAAATCTATCGGTTCCGAAGAAAGAAAAGGTTTTGACCCTCCTGTAATTTACAGCGATGGCCGTTCTGTAATCAATGCAATCGGGCTTTCAAATCCAGGCATAGAAAATTACGGGCAGGAAATAAAAATAGCCACATCTTCTGGCAAACCTGTAATAGGAAGTATATTCGGGCAAACCCCAGAAGAATTTGCAATGTTAGCAGGAAAAATGCAGGCATATGGCGCATCAGCAGTTGAGCTTAACCTTTCATGCCCCCATGTAAAAGGATATGGGACGGAAGTCGGCTCAGACCCGGAACTTGTTTCTGCAATAGTGTCAGCGGTAAAATCCCGGATTAATATACCTGTATATGCAAAACTATCGCCGAATACCTCTGACATGCTGGAACAGGCAATTGCTGCTGGAAAGGCTGATGGATATGTACTTATAAATACTATAAAGGCAATGAAAATTGATATAAATACAGGGAAAGCTGTGTTGAGCAATATATATGGCGGTCTCAGTGGGAAATCTATAAAACCTGTTGGCATCAGATACGTATACGAAGTTAAAAAGGAAACAGGAAAAACTATTATAGGTGTGGGTGGCATTAATAATTTCGAGGATGCACTGGAATATATTATGGCTGGTGCATCGGCAGTGCAGATAGGGTCAGCAATTTCACAGGCAGGAATTGGAATATTTGCAAATCTAACAAAGGAACTGGAATCATACATGGAGGCAAATTCAATAGATAATATTGAGGAACTTGTGGGGGTGGCCATAGAATGA